Proteins co-encoded in one Gouania willdenowi chromosome 1, fGouWil2.1, whole genome shotgun sequence genomic window:
- the LOC114468064 gene encoding myeloid-associated differentiation marker-like: MPVIVLEARDFTSPIFLVRTWALLCSCTTFSLVASLELEEANHPPRTFWIFCMFTWCFFFSLTLSIHILSVIQFHSLLPVSWKNLTVSVAVLGALMNLSSSVVFCWLLLDHQHVRPRPVAAAVSSCLTVCAYISESIVLSTRTQEQRGYLSSTPGLLKLLQLWGGCQMVPLVVEVVRVAPDEARNWSTWVPGVSYGVCILTVVVTLVVILGDLVGRCLLPFDRLLAAFSLTGLMLYMIATVICFTKVLVLKQAKHSVPAELVIMETAICSMTLLAYTVDFAFSVKLLCDRSHM; encoded by the coding sequence ATGCCTGTGATTGTACTGGAAGCCAGAGACTTCACCAGTCCCATTTTCCTGGTACGGACATGGGCGCTCCTGTGCAGCTGCACCACCTTCAGTCTGGTGGCGTCTCTGGAACTTGAGGAAGCCAACCATCCCCCTCGCACGTTCTGGATCTTCTGCATGTTCACCTGGTGCTTCTTCTTCTCCCTCACCCTCTCCATTCACATCCTCAGTGTCATCCAGTTCCACAGCCTCCTGCCCGTGTCCTGGAAGAACCTGACGGTGAGCGTGGCGGTGTTGGGGGCTCTGATGAACCTCAGCAGCTCCGTGGTCTTCTGCTGGCTCCTCTTGGATCACCAACACGTGCGTCCTCGCCCCGTGGCAGCCGCCGTGTCTTCGTGTCTGACTGTCTGCGCGTACATTTCCGAGTCCATCGTGCTCAGCACACGGACACAGGAGCAGAGGGGCTACTTGAGCAGCACACCAGGCCTCCTGAAGCTGCTGCAGCTGTGGGGAGGGTGTCAGATGGTCCCTCTGGTTGTAGAGGTGGTCCGGGTGGCGCCTGATGAAGCACGCAATTGGTCCACTTGGGTTCCTGGTGTGTCCTACGGGGTCTGCATCCTCACTGTGGTGGTCACTCTGGTGGTGATACTGGGGGACTTGGTGGGACGATGTTTGCTGCCGTTTGACAGACTTCTGGCGGCGTTCAGCCTGACGGGGCTGATGCTCTACATGATAGCTACTGTGATCTGCTTCACTAAGGTGCTCGTACTCAAACAGGCCAAGCACAGTGTGCCTGCAGAGCTGGTCATCATGGAAACGGCCATCTGCAGCATGACTCTCTTAGCCTACACCGTGGACTTTGCTTTTTCTGTTAAACTGCTGTGTGACAGGAGTCACATGTGA